The proteins below come from a single Bombyx mori chromosome 7, ASM3026992v2 genomic window:
- the LOC692925 gene encoding ATP synthase (The RefSeq protein has 1 substitution compared to this genomic sequence) translates to MLSRVALRSGASKQTACTALVARGSASDVATHDQKTFARPVRGEPGKVRLGFIPEEWFQFFHSKTGVTGPYTFGVGLATYLCSKEIYVMEHEYYSGLSLLVMVYVAHVKFGPKLAAWLDKEVEATENEWNEGRNQTVKALEDAIEGEKTEQWRAQGQELLIQAKKENVLLQLEAAYRERLMYAYTEVKRRLDYQLEKSNVERRLAQKHMVDWIVSNVTKAITPDQEKQALDRCIADLASLARK, encoded by the exons ATGTTGTCGCGCGTGGCTTTGCGTTcag gtGCGAGCAAACAGACCGCGTGCACAGCACTAGTCGCACGGGGCTCCGCCTCCGATGTAGCAACACACGACCAGAAAACCTTTGCTCGCCCTGTAAGGGGTGAGCCAGGCAAAGTTAGACTTGGCTTTATTCCTGAAGAATG GTTCCAATTCTTCCACTCGAAAACTGGTGTGACGGGTCCTTACACTTTTGGTGTGGGTCTGGCAACATACCTGTGCAGCAAGGAAATCTATGTAATGGAGCACGAATATTACTCCGGACTGTCACTGCTGGTCATGGTGTATGTGGCTCACGTGAAATTCGGACCAAAATTGGCTGCTTGGTTGGACAAGGAAGTTGAA GCGACCGAGAACGAATGGAACGAAGGTCGGAACCAAACCGTGAAAGCACTGGAGGACGCAATCGAGGGAGAGAAGACGGAGCAGTGGCGCGCGCAGGGACAGGAGCTCCTCATCCAGGCCAAGAAGGAGAACGTGCTCCTGCAGCTCGAGGCCGCCTACAGGGAGAGGCTCATGTACGCCTACTCCGAG GTGAAGCGGCGTCTGGACTACCAGCTCGAGAAGTCGAACGTGGAGCGCCGTCTCGCCCAGAAGCACATGGTCGACTGGATAGTGAGCAACGTGACCAAGGCGATCACTCCGGACCAGGAGAAGCAGGCCCTGGACCGCTGCATCGCGGACCTGGCTTCGCTGGCCAGGAAGTGA